Proteins from a single region of Mucilaginibacter daejeonensis:
- a CDS encoding TonB-dependent receptor: protein MIVVLPAFAQQSGRGDSYTIQGTVVDTVSKIMLSGANVSIYDFESKKNIRSVVTDNHGFFKISDISRSTTFEIRIDHLGYMFYRHKASPAGFKGTIVIKKIFLKPLLKALPPVEVRARKSASADLEGTIKGKVKDSTYKVVLSSATVAIYHQADSNLIQFAIPNNFGEFDVGKLPMNTPLKIIVTHIGYSPYMRMVELKSNKKILDLGWIFMEQNYGKANVLNEIQVTGYAPVRMNGDTLEFNPRAFKMNANATAEELMRRLPGMVIWGDGDITFNGKKINSLLVDGKPFMGGSDLTAATQNLPKDVLDKVQIYRQRNEKNPLDSTLHANLKLKIDKKKGVFGKVGIGYGSKSRVAADGMLSYYDKRLQISTVGAYNNINKSANDINTLIRSNSFKGDGINTDYQSDFRRAGINVGTTAGVRLQYEILPEIRYKKNKRLTFDQFFKQNREIINNFRNVNTTLKEDSILSSNSSSVVNNHSSTNVLKAVYMQQERNFQTTVSADANFGTNESSSSNVGEQYRTGRIGRISKSNSFRNSYNEFRVLSLETQFNFQKEVIQGEKRERTKQLLSNFTISHRYDYSWNKGDRQNQSSIISTTDASANQSFDRVYHLQDQQNAHTFEFGYPSLKRLLFGFAGLGGVDLNMNLKARLERDLSDILVLNNAKGSYLRDINLTNYRIETIRDGVLKLTLTKNFYSGLTNRYEKRIDLLFCSGIQSFGRVSNATQEVQNFRYGYYSFVPLATIAYNNHQYGSYELNSNFTYQKEVGYPTIEQISPLVDSANIWFIPKGNINIKPEYRNLVRWSNSLESRGPKNPYQIDVVVDATLVKEKISDSTFYDNLGRKINYNVNLNGYRNWHLGAHIRKSYSPNKSHTYRFNAWYDIFSSIVPQYFDKMLMSSINSEDNFSVEIAYSYLDILNLNAKQSLSLYSNRQGDYGIQYKGANNYTRFSGTFQLSKNLIWSTNVNFNVNTAGNQPTVNYAIWNASLTYRFLKGDKGEIKLSALDLLKQNKSIVNTTNRNIQTFGFNNVLQQYFMVSLSYYPRVFGK from the coding sequence GTGATCGTAGTATTGCCGGCCTTCGCTCAACAGAGTGGGCGCGGTGACTCATATACTATTCAAGGTACGGTTGTGGATACAGTGTCCAAAATAATGTTATCGGGTGCAAATGTGAGCATTTACGATTTTGAGAGCAAAAAAAACATCCGTTCTGTTGTAACCGATAACCATGGTTTTTTTAAGATATCAGACATTAGCCGCTCCACTACCTTCGAGATAAGAATCGATCATTTAGGCTATATGTTTTACAGACACAAAGCCTCTCCTGCTGGATTTAAAGGTACGATTGTAATAAAAAAAATATTTCTTAAACCGCTGCTTAAGGCTTTGCCCCCTGTTGAGGTACGTGCAAGGAAATCTGCTTCCGCAGATTTGGAGGGTACAATAAAAGGAAAGGTAAAGGACAGTACTTACAAGGTCGTCTTGAGCAGTGCGACCGTGGCAATATATCATCAGGCTGATTCTAATTTAATACAATTCGCTATACCAAATAATTTTGGAGAGTTCGATGTTGGAAAATTACCGATGAATACACCCTTAAAGATTATAGTGACGCATATCGGTTACTCTCCTTACATGAGGATGGTTGAACTTAAGAGTAATAAAAAAATCCTAGACCTCGGTTGGATTTTTATGGAACAGAATTATGGAAAGGCAAACGTTTTAAATGAAATACAGGTAACTGGTTATGCTCCGGTTCGAATGAATGGCGACACTTTGGAGTTCAATCCAAGAGCTTTCAAAATGAATGCTAACGCTACAGCAGAAGAATTGATGCGAAGATTGCCAGGTATGGTGATATGGGGTGACGGAGATATTACGTTCAACGGAAAAAAGATTAATTCACTGTTGGTCGATGGCAAACCTTTTATGGGTGGTAGTGACCTGACGGCTGCTACGCAGAACCTACCCAAGGACGTATTGGACAAAGTGCAGATATACAGACAGCGGAATGAAAAGAACCCACTTGATTCTACGTTACATGCTAACCTTAAACTTAAAATTGATAAGAAAAAAGGGGTTTTCGGTAAGGTCGGCATTGGATACGGTAGCAAGAGCCGAGTTGCAGCAGACGGCATGCTGAGTTATTATGACAAACGGTTGCAAATTAGCACTGTCGGGGCTTATAATAATATCAACAAGTCGGCTAACGATATCAATACATTGATTAGAAGCAACAGTTTCAAAGGTGATGGTATCAATACTGATTATCAGTCTGATTTTAGACGGGCAGGCATTAACGTAGGAACCACTGCCGGCGTTAGGCTACAATACGAGATATTGCCGGAGATCAGGTACAAAAAAAACAAAAGACTAACCTTTGATCAATTTTTTAAACAAAATAGAGAGATAATCAACAATTTCCGGAACGTAAATACTACGCTCAAAGAAGACAGTATTCTTAGTAGCAATTCATCCAGTGTAGTTAACAATCATTCTTCAACTAACGTTTTGAAAGCGGTGTACATGCAACAAGAGCGTAATTTTCAAACAACTGTCTCAGCTGACGCGAATTTCGGAACGAATGAAAGTTCGTCAAGCAATGTAGGTGAGCAATACCGGACAGGTAGGATTGGCCGGATAAGCAAAAGCAACAGTTTCCGAAATTCATACAATGAATTTAGAGTATTGTCGCTGGAGACGCAGTTTAACTTTCAGAAAGAGGTAATCCAAGGTGAAAAAAGAGAGCGAACGAAGCAGCTCCTATCAAATTTTACAATAAGCCACAGATATGATTATAGTTGGAATAAAGGAGACCGGCAGAATCAATCATCAATTATATCTACTACAGATGCAAGTGCGAACCAATCTTTTGACAGGGTCTACCATTTACAAGACCAACAGAATGCGCATACATTTGAATTTGGATATCCAAGCCTGAAAAGACTACTCTTCGGCTTTGCAGGACTTGGCGGTGTCGATTTGAATATGAATTTGAAGGCTAGGCTTGAACGGGACCTTTCTGACATTCTAGTATTGAACAATGCCAAAGGTTCATATCTGAGAGATATTAATTTGACAAATTACCGAATTGAGACTATAAGGGATGGAGTCTTAAAATTGACCTTGACAAAAAACTTCTATAGTGGACTAACTAACAGATATGAAAAAAGAATTGACCTGCTTTTTTGTTCAGGCATTCAATCTTTTGGTCGAGTGAGCAACGCGACTCAAGAGGTGCAAAATTTTCGATACGGCTATTATTCATTTGTGCCGTTAGCGACGATAGCCTACAATAATCATCAATATGGCAGTTATGAATTGAACAGTAACTTCACTTATCAAAAAGAAGTAGGTTATCCAACGATTGAACAAATCAGTCCGTTAGTGGATAGCGCCAATATATGGTTCATACCCAAGGGGAATATCAATATAAAACCGGAATATCGAAATCTCGTGCGTTGGAGTAACAGCTTAGAAAGTCGGGGACCAAAAAATCCTTACCAGATTGACGTGGTCGTAGATGCTACTCTTGTGAAGGAAAAGATATCCGATAGTACATTTTATGATAATCTTGGAAGGAAGATTAACTATAACGTCAATTTGAATGGCTACCGTAATTGGCATTTAGGTGCACACATTAGAAAATCTTACAGTCCCAATAAAAGCCATACCTATCGTTTCAATGCCTGGTACGACATATTTAGTTCTATAGTACCACAGTATTTCGATAAGATGTTGATGAGTTCGATAAATAGCGAAGATAACTTCAGTGTCGAAATCGCCTATAGTTATTTAGATATATTGAATCTTAATGCCAAACAAAGTCTTAGCTTATATAGCAACAGGCAAGGAGATTACGGAATTCAATATAAGGGGGCAAACAACTACACACGATTTAGTGGAACTTTTCAACTGTCTAAGAACTTGATTTGGAGCACTAATGTCAACTTTAACGTCAATACTGCTGGTAATCAACCTACGGTAAATTATGCGATTTGGAATGCTAGTTTGACCTACAGATTTTTGAAAGGTGATAAAGGCGAAATCAAATTATCAGCACTAGATTTACTAAAGCAAAATAAGAGTATTGTTAACACCACTAATAGAAACATTCAAACATTTGGATTCAATAATGTGCTGCAGCAATACTTCATGGTCAGTCTGTCCTACTATCCAAGGGTATTTGGAAAATAA
- a CDS encoding transglutaminase-like domain-containing protein — MTFITTFRSFNKSFILIIALLIQIRAYSQETSYRIILENIKMEKDPFKYKAAIFLEKNIPAKSFHDGESLRKFDELFSIMSELKKIRRIDNQDPRLQSAMDSLVEKYGDLSEIKVNEVRDSTNLTSDFLKENLDYFFKVRAEKSWLKNMPDTILLEYILPYRVGMERLDDHQRSTLYNTYNFIKKSSTARQEVFDRNKSTDLLKFTSDVQYEISRKISTNGTMWNYPYDVSISKMELGGQGSCNHLVGYTTAAMRSVGIPIASDFCIRWGNNRTGHKWNVLFMENGKELPFDAAQPTMDFNIQDRKVAKVYRERFSKVETFEVPSSDVPESLFNPYWEDVTRKYTVVADVRIKIPKHVSAGRTYALIGTFNNANWEPQFYAPIINGQASYREMGVDNIYIGMYKDGVDIKTFGDPFSVNPNGKIIYLRPVATKREQDILRKYPRTSWVKFYENTMVGGTIECVSNLYNSAAHIKYTVMDVPDSTVSIPVRLGEYRYIKYTFPDSPKVYVAEITAVKNAVAIPMKIDVNESDKDLNKVIDMDINSYYWGKKGQTITFDLGKDMPIDQVRFTPRSDSNFIVADDEYELCYWKNGEWVSLGRQLATSSRLKYNNVPENALFILHNLTGGREERIFTIKAGLQKWW, encoded by the coding sequence ATGACCTTCATTACAACATTTAGAAGTTTTAATAAATCTTTTATCCTTATAATAGCCTTACTCATCCAAATTCGAGCTTATTCTCAAGAGACATCGTATAGAATTATTCTTGAAAACATAAAGATGGAAAAAGACCCGTTTAAATATAAGGCGGCGATTTTTCTTGAGAAAAATATTCCGGCAAAATCCTTTCACGATGGTGAAAGCCTAAGGAAGTTCGACGAACTTTTTTCGATTATGTCAGAACTTAAAAAGATAAGACGAATTGATAATCAAGACCCCAGACTGCAATCGGCTATGGATTCGCTGGTTGAAAAATATGGAGACCTTTCAGAGATAAAAGTCAATGAAGTCAGAGATAGCACTAACTTGACCAGCGATTTCTTGAAAGAAAATTTGGACTATTTTTTTAAGGTTCGCGCTGAGAAGTCATGGTTGAAGAATATGCCCGATACTATCCTTTTGGAATATATACTCCCCTATCGGGTTGGGATGGAGCGTTTAGATGATCATCAGCGTAGCACATTATATAACACCTATAATTTTATCAAAAAGAGCAGCACTGCTCGACAAGAAGTTTTTGACAGGAACAAATCTACCGACCTACTAAAATTTACTTCTGACGTTCAATATGAGATCTCGAGAAAGATCAGCACTAACGGCACTATGTGGAATTATCCGTATGATGTCTCAATCTCTAAAATGGAGTTAGGCGGCCAGGGCTCTTGTAACCATCTGGTAGGTTACACTACCGCGGCGATGAGGTCAGTCGGAATACCTATTGCAAGCGATTTTTGCATTAGGTGGGGGAATAATCGAACGGGCCATAAATGGAATGTACTTTTTATGGAAAATGGGAAGGAACTACCTTTTGATGCTGCGCAACCTACTATGGACTTTAATATTCAAGACAGAAAGGTAGCAAAGGTATACCGTGAAAGGTTTTCTAAGGTCGAAACATTTGAAGTACCTTCATCTGATGTGCCTGAGAGTTTGTTCAATCCTTATTGGGAGGACGTTACAAGAAAATATACAGTGGTTGCAGATGTTAGAATAAAAATACCAAAACACGTCAGTGCAGGTAGAACCTATGCGTTAATAGGAACTTTTAATAATGCAAATTGGGAACCCCAGTTTTATGCACCAATAATAAATGGTCAAGCATCATATAGAGAAATGGGAGTAGACAATATTTACATTGGAATGTATAAAGATGGTGTTGACATTAAAACCTTCGGTGATCCGTTCTCTGTCAATCCCAATGGAAAGATCATCTATCTCAGACCGGTGGCTACGAAGCGGGAACAGGATATTCTAAGAAAATATCCTCGAACAAGTTGGGTGAAGTTTTACGAAAACACTATGGTGGGTGGCACGATAGAGTGTGTAAGCAATTTATACAACAGTGCAGCACATATTAAATACACTGTAATGGATGTGCCAGATAGCACAGTATCTATTCCAGTACGTTTAGGAGAATATAGATACATAAAATATACGTTTCCTGATTCACCAAAAGTATATGTAGCGGAGATAACAGCTGTCAAGAATGCAGTCGCGATTCCTATGAAAATAGACGTCAATGAAAGCGATAAAGACCTTAATAAGGTAATCGATATGGACATCAACTCATACTATTGGGGCAAAAAAGGTCAAACCATTACCTTTGATTTAGGCAAAGACATGCCCATCGACCAAGTGCGGTTCACACCGCGCAGCGATTCAAATTTTATTGTTGCTGATGACGAATACGAGTTATGCTATTGGAAAAATGGTGAATGGGTCAGCCTTGGAAGGCAATTAGCAACATCGTCAAGACTTAAGTATAACAATGTTCCAGAGAATGCGCTTTTCATCCTTCATAATCTAACTGGCGGAAGAGAGGAACGTATCTTTACGATTAAAGCCGGATTGCAAAAATGGTGGTGA
- a CDS encoding O-antigen ligase family protein → MLERKSMLLHLNFRSLSRISVTSYAIVFFALIAFFELFNRYAFNYETFINDQYTLIWFVPVIALISAITAVYRKSGRGVIGWGFVLIFAATIILSQRYSFGNEYFFTVSIIFYSCFGLYILNLFELFKWVIYTFMAWYMFELYVGICQMVDYCLNEGPVSSGTLLNSGAYACYLSFHLPLLHWFYSSLKALQPILKKSMVIIKAVYVFILASTVILVVETQSRTALVCIFCQFTVVILRLYLHRAIKIIHGLPISKLILMGGGITAVLIFTFKWLISIRKLSVAGRMLTLWVTLRHIPEKFFLGTGIGRFSWYYPQWQAAYFSASKQVHPSFYLSAGETYIAMNEFVQIFATLGFLGTMLSGWVLYLFFKLRSSENATLLYALKSTVAVILISGYSSYPLHINITLLLLGTCIAIGFGLTECNVAVYGPNWKLFAVRALSTASAVLLLHLSIKGYTVYKAVGRWKATRTISRLEAMAINKRIYPILKNDGKFLIEYGSLALTDDDYPKLAVCLLEEARKIMITKKGLESLSKAYMHTQRWEDAINTQKFLIDFLPNRFVPRYDLLKLYVFRNDTLNIELTAKTILKMPVKVASVEVESIRSKTLNIMKKVKGEFPLE, encoded by the coding sequence ATGTTAGAGAGGAAATCAATGTTGCTGCATTTAAATTTCAGAAGCCTTTCGCGAATTTCTGTAACTAGTTATGCAATTGTTTTTTTTGCTCTTATAGCATTTTTTGAATTATTCAATCGCTACGCATTTAACTACGAAACTTTTATAAATGATCAGTATACCTTGATTTGGTTTGTTCCGGTCATTGCTTTAATATCTGCTATCACTGCGGTCTATCGGAAATCAGGAAGAGGTGTTATAGGTTGGGGTTTTGTTCTAATATTTGCTGCCACTATTATATTAAGTCAACGCTATAGTTTCGGAAACGAATATTTTTTTACGGTTAGTATCATATTTTACAGTTGTTTTGGCTTATACATCCTTAATCTTTTTGAACTCTTTAAATGGGTGATTTACACATTCATGGCATGGTACATGTTCGAACTATATGTGGGCATTTGCCAAATGGTCGACTATTGCCTCAATGAGGGACCGGTGTCCTCCGGGACATTACTCAATTCAGGTGCTTACGCATGCTATCTCAGTTTTCACCTACCATTACTGCACTGGTTTTATTCGAGCCTTAAGGCACTGCAGCCTATCTTAAAAAAAAGTATGGTCATTATAAAGGCTGTTTACGTATTTATCCTTGCGTCGACAGTGATTTTGGTCGTTGAAACACAAAGTCGAACAGCGTTGGTCTGCATCTTCTGCCAATTCACCGTTGTTATTCTCAGGCTGTACCTGCATCGTGCTATCAAAATAATCCATGGACTACCGATTAGCAAACTGATATTAATGGGGGGCGGCATCACGGCTGTTTTGATATTTACATTTAAATGGTTGATTAGTATAAGGAAACTATCTGTGGCTGGTCGTATGTTGACCTTGTGGGTTACCTTGAGGCATATACCAGAGAAATTCTTTCTAGGTACGGGTATCGGGCGTTTTAGTTGGTACTACCCTCAATGGCAAGCAGCATATTTTAGTGCTTCAAAACAAGTGCACCCGTCATTCTATCTAAGCGCGGGCGAAACATACATAGCAATGAATGAGTTCGTCCAAATATTTGCTACTCTCGGTTTTCTAGGGACTATGTTATCGGGATGGGTGTTGTACCTTTTTTTCAAACTTAGGTCCTCGGAGAACGCCACTTTACTTTACGCCTTGAAATCAACTGTCGCTGTTATTTTGATAAGTGGCTACTCATCATATCCACTGCACATTAACATCACACTGCTTTTATTAGGGACTTGTATCGCTATAGGCTTTGGCCTGACAGAATGTAATGTAGCAGTTTACGGTCCTAATTGGAAACTTTTTGCTGTACGAGCATTGTCTACAGCAAGCGCGGTATTGCTATTACACTTATCTATAAAAGGATATACTGTATATAAAGCGGTCGGACGATGGAAAGCTACTCGAACGATAAGCCGATTGGAGGCCATGGCTATTAATAAGCGTATCTATCCAATACTGAAAAATGACGGCAAATTTTTGATTGAATATGGTTCGCTTGCGCTTACAGACGATGATTATCCCAAACTAGCGGTATGTTTACTAGAGGAGGCTAGGAAGATCATGATTACAAAGAAAGGGTTGGAGTCACTATCAAAGGCATATATGCATACACAAAGATGGGAAGATGCAATTAATACCCAAAAGTTTTTGATAGATTTTTTGCCGAATCGGTTCGTTCCTAGGTATGATTTGTTAAAACTTTATGTGTTTAGGAACGACACTTTAAACATCGAGTTAACAGCGAAAACGATTCTCAAAATGCCCGTAAAGGTCGCATCTGTTGAAGTCGAATCAATAAGGTCCAAGACCCTAAATATTATGAAAAAGGTCAAAGGCGAATTTCCGCTTGAGTGA
- a CDS encoding RNA recognition motif domain-containing protein produces MVKLFVSGFPLEITEMELARMIGPHGDISTIKIVRDKQSRKCKGYAFVEMVTKEGADNAIDGLDGVEMEGRPLTVKISEDLPVTQTPNFGRAYAGSPKNYSSDQYKMNANRSKRPRRPIS; encoded by the coding sequence GTGGTCAAACTATTCGTAAGCGGTTTCCCGCTTGAGATCACCGAAATGGAGCTCGCGCGAATGATTGGTCCGCACGGCGACATAAGCACGATCAAGATCGTCAGGGATAAACAGAGCCGCAAATGCAAGGGCTATGCGTTCGTCGAAATGGTCACAAAAGAAGGTGCCGATAACGCGATCGATGGCCTTGATGGTGTGGAGATGGAGGGCCGACCATTGACCGTCAAGATTAGTGAAGATCTACCAGTGACGCAGACACCTAATTTCGGCAGAGCATATGCGGGTTCGCCAAAGAACTACAGCAGTGATCAATACAAGATGAACGCTAATCGCTCCAAGCGCCCGAGGCGTCCTATAAGCTAA
- a CDS encoding helix-turn-helix transcriptional regulator — protein MAETLHIGRKIARIRELKGIKQEALAIELNVTQQTVSNIEKSDKIEDELLETIAKALGVPTEAIKNFNDEAVIHFIANTYNDNAASYGHYYNFSPIEKIVTLYDEKVALLERLLASEREKVELLKNSK, from the coding sequence ATGGCAGAGACACTACACATTGGACGTAAGATCGCAAGGATAAGGGAACTTAAAGGCATCAAACAAGAAGCTCTTGCCATTGAGCTGAATGTTACCCAACAGACTGTTTCTAATATTGAGAAAAGCGATAAGATCGAAGATGAATTACTTGAAACTATCGCTAAAGCTTTGGGTGTCCCGACTGAAGCAATCAAAAACTTCAATGATGAAGCGGTCATTCATTTTATTGCAAACACCTATAATGACAATGCCGCCTCTTACGGCCATTATTACAACTTTAGCCCGATCGAAAAAATCGTCACGTTATATGATGAAAAGGTGGCTTTGTTAGAGCGCCTATTGGCCAGCGAGCGTGAAAAAGTAGAGCTACTCAAAAATTCTAAGTAA